The genomic region TCCCCACCACGATGGCGGCGGCGGTGCTCGCCGTGACAGTGGCGATCGGCGTGCCGGTGTCCGGCCCCGTGCTGGTCGCCGGGGTGGCTCTGCTCGCCTTCGCGATGGTGTCCAGCTTCCCGTACGCCAAGCTCGCCCGCCTGATGAAGCTGCCGCCGTGGCTGTGGCTGGCCCCGGTGGTCGGCGCGCTTGTCGACGTCCAGCTCACGTTCGTCCTGATCGTGGTGGGTTACCTGGTCAGCGGGCCGGTGCTCTGGCTGCGCCAGCGTCGCACCGCCTGACCCCCCGATCACCCGAAACATCCGAGCACACGAAACGGGGCGCCGCTGACAGCGGCGCCCCGTTTCGCTCGTCGTGGGTCAGCGCCAGCGGGCGATGACCGTGGAGCCGCCGACGACCTTGTCGCCGGGCCCGACCAGCGGCTCGGCGGCGTCGGCCGGCAGGTAGACGTCCGTCCGCGAGCCGAACCGGATGAGCCCGAAGCGCTCGCCCTTGGCCAGCAGCGCGCCGATCGGCGCGCGCTGCACGATCCGCCGGGCGATCAGGCCGGTCCGCTGCGCGACGACCACCGTGCCGTGGCTGGTGTCCAGCACTGTGTACGCGGCGACGTTGTGCTCGGCGTCCGGCTTCATCGCGTTGACGAAACCGCCGTCGGCCACGAAGTAGTCGACCACCTTGCCGGCGACCGGAGACCTGTTGACGTGCACGTCCAGCACCGACAGGAACACCGCGACGCGCAGCCACTCGGCGTCGCCGAACCGCTCGTCGTACAGTCGCTGCACCGACAGGACCTTGCCGTCCGCGCTTGCCACCACGGCGTTCGAATCCTCCGGTACGTCCCGCTCCGGGTCGCGGAAGAACGCGGCGACCGGCCCTGCGGCCAGTGCCGGCAGCAGCCACAGCTTGGAGGACGGACGCGCCACCCGGGCCAGTGCGGCCAGGCCCAGCGTGATGCCCGCCGCGGCCACACCGTTGGAGTCGATGTGCATGCCTCGGACCAGCGGCACACTCGACGGCCGGTACGCCGGAGCCAGCCGGTCGGCCGCAGCGGGAGCGGCAGTGGTGAAACGCAGCCGGTAGACGCGCACCGGGGGCACGTTGCGCACCACGAGGTCGGCGCCGACACCGTAGAGGGCGTCCTGCCGGGCCAGTTCGGCGGCGGCGCCGGTGGTCCGGCCCGGTGTCGCCGGGGTGGCGACGCTGAGCACCGCGCCGTCGGTCAGGTGCTTGGCCAGCCCGTCGATGGCGCTGCGGGTCTCCTCGGCGGTGCCGGTGAACGCCTCGCCGGCGATGACCACCGCGGCGGCCTCCGCCTCGGGCAGCGAGTCGACCACGCGTACCCGGTCGGCGACCCACCGGCCCTGGGCGGTGACGTGCTCGCGGAGCGCTGTGGCGTCGGACGCCTCGGCGGGGACCACTGTGAGCTGGTCACCGGGGAGCAGTGCCTCGATGGCCGCGGCCAGCACCGCGGACTCCGGGCTGGCGCCGACCAGCAGGGCGGCCTTGGGGTCGTTCATCCGGGCCAGCTCGGTCACGAGCGTACGGGCGGCTCGCTCGCCGATGCGGACCGGACCGGACCGGCCGGTGGTACGCACGGCGGGGGACTGCGTCATGTCGGGCGGGCTCCTGACGGGGGTAGAGACGGGAATCGCGGCGGGGCCGTCACGGCGGGACGGGCCGGCCGGCGGAGGCGAAATCTCTCCAGCGGCCAGCATATGCGCCTGCGCGCGCCGACCGCACTGCCGTGGTGGTGCGGCAGTGCGGTCGGCGGTGACACCACTGTCACGATTTCGGCTGCCGACCCTCCCGCTCATCTGTCGGGTCGACGTCGGGCTGCCGGAGGTCGACCCCTGTCGGCTCGTCAGCACCGGGCGGACCGGAGACCGGCGCACCTGCCGTCTCCGTCGGCGGCTCTGCCTCCGTCGACGGTTCCGCCGCCGCCGTCGGTGGTTCCGGTTCCGTCGCCGAGTGGGCCAGCCAAGCGGGGTGGATCATGTCCGCCGTCGACGGTTCCAGGGTCGACGTCGGCGTCCGCGACTCTGCGGTCGGAGACTCCGCCGCTTGTCGAGCCGGGGAAGCGTCCCAGGCGGGGACCTCCGGCATCGGTCGAGCCGGCGAAGCGTCCCAGGCGGGGGTCTCGGGCATCGGCCGAGATGGGGAAGCGTCCCAGGCCGGGGCCTCCGGCATCGATCGGGCCGGGGGAATGTCCCAGGTCGGCGTCGAGCCGAAGGTCAGGGTGGGTGCCCCGGAGGTCGGCTCCCCGGGCTCGGTGCCGGCTGTGGTCGGCGCGACGTCGTCCGGCGTCGGGCGCCCCGACTGGCCGGAGCGCAGCGCGCCGACCAGTCCGAAAACGCCGATCAGGATCAGCGCGCCGGCCAGGAACCAGCCCACCGGCGGCAGCACGAGACCGAGCAGTTGGGCGAGCAGCCACCATGCCGAGAGGGCCAGGAAGAGCAGCCCGAAGGCGAACGAGACCAGATCCGTGCGGTGAGCCTTCATCGGGTCACCTCCAGGTTGCCGGCGTTGACATGGATGTACAGGCGCAGTGTTCCGCCGCCGGCGCCGTCCGCACCGAGGTCGGTGGACTCCCGTAGCTCGCCGTCCAGCCCGCCGGAGCGTTTGCCGAAGATGATGGCGTCGCCCGCGTTGACGTCGGCCACCGTCGTCACGTCCACGTTGGGGGGAACGACAACTGTCGCGTGACCGAAGTTGACCTGCACGGTCACCTCGCTCTCCTGCTTCGTGAAGTCGATCCCCCGCAGGTCGAGCACGGCGTCGCCGAAGCTGTTCTCGTACCGGTTCGCGAGGTCACGATGTGTGGTAGGTGCCCAGGTGACCGCGCCGTCGACGCCGCGGATCCGGTCGTAGGACTCGGCGATCGTCGCCGTTCCCAGCGCGGCTGCGGTCACCAGACCGAGTGCGATCAGCCAGCGGGCCCGGCCGAACCAGGTGCCGACCAACAGCCCCAGCCCCACCGTTGCCAGCGCCGCCGCGAAGTACGCCGACGCGCCGAAGGTGAAGACGTCCAGCAGGTCGAGCAGACCGACCAGGCCGAGGGCCAGGAAGATCAGCGAGAAGGTCACCGCGCCGAGCGGCGAACGCTCCCGGGGCCGCTTCGGCGGCTTCGGTGGCTTGGGCGGGGGGGACGCGGCCGGAGTCGCCGAAGCGTACGGGCCGTGCGGCGCGAACGGTGGACGGTATCCGCCCGGTGTCGCCGCGCTCCGGTGACCGGTCGGTGCGCCGGTCACCGGAGCCGACGGCCAGTTGGCGCTCGACGTGCCGGTGCTCGGCGTGCCCGTGCTGGGCCAGGTCGGCGAGGTGCTGGGCCAGGTCGGCGCGGTGCTCGGCCAGGTCGGCGCGGGAGCCGACAAGCCCGCCGGCTGAGGAGCCGTCGAGTCGGCAGGCGCCCCGGTCACCGGCTGCCCGGTCACCGGCTGCCCGGTCACCGGCTGCTCGGTCGTCGGTTGCTCGTACACCGGCTGCTCGGTCGGTTGCTCGTACCCCGGTTGCTCGTACGCCGGCTGCTTGGCCGTCGGTTGGCCGGTCGTGGGCTGCACGGTCGCGGATTGTGCGGCGGTCGAGGGTTGCGCCGCGTAGGCGGGGAGGGTCGGTGGTTCGGGTGCCGCCACGGTGGCGTACGCCGGGCCGCCGTCGGCCAGCGGTGCCGTCGCGAGCGGGCCGGCGGGCGGTGCCGCACCGTGCGCCGGGGCCGGCCAGGCAACCGGCGGGACCGGCCCGGGTGGAGTACCGGACGGGCCGGGCGGGGTACCAACCGGAGTGCCGGGCTGTGGCCCCCGGCCGTCTCGGTTGAGCAGCAGCGCGCCGCCGATCAGGATGGCCACGCCGAGCAGGACCGCGCGGAATGCGTCCGTGACGATGTAGCCGAAGCTTGCCGCGACCAGGATGCTCAGCACGATGACGGTCACCGGCGACATGCTGGAACGGCCGCGGCCCAGCATGGATTCCACCGGGGACGCGGTGTCGCCCTCGTTCGGGATGATCAGCCAGGCGGCGACGTACACGAGGATGCCGATGCCGCCGAAGAAGCCGAGGACAGCCAGCAGCACCCGCCAGAGCACCGGATCGGTGTTGGTGGCCCGTCCGATCGCCGCACAGACGCCCGCCAGGTAGCGGCCGTCGCGGGGCCGGACCAGGCCGTACCGCGAGGTGAAGCCGTTGCCCCCCAGTGGGCCGACGGACGGTCCTCCCGGCCCGGGTGGCGGCGTGCCGGGGCCTCCGCCCGCTCCGTACCCGGGTCCGTATCCCGTGCCGGCCGCGAACCCGGCAGCGGGCCCGGGGCCGGTCGCGCCCGGCGGGTAGCCGCCGCCACCGGGCTGATGGCCCGTGCCGCCTGGCTGAGGGGCGGCGGTTTCATACGTGCCGGACGGGGCGCCCGGTGGTGGCCCGCCGGTCGGGCCGGCGCCGGTGGGCGGGCCGAACGTGGCGGGCTCGGCCCAGCCGGCGGGTGTCGTGGCTGGTGGGGGCGGTGCTGAACCGCCCGGCGGTGACGACCCGGGGTGGGGCGACGGGGCAGCTTCCTCGGTCATACCTCGATCCTGCTGCCCGCTGCGCCCGAGCGACCTCAGGACCCGACCCTGACCCCACCCTGAGATCCGGGCGGCCGGAATGTCGGGGGGCTCCCCGTGGTCGCGGGACACCGCAGCGTGTGACGATCGGACGCACCGACCTCGCCGCCCACCACACCGTGACCAGGGAGCCTCCGATCAGCACCGTGACCACGCCACCGCGCCTCTACCGCGCACCCGAGCATCGGATGGCCGCCGGGGTCGCCGCCGGCATCGCCGACCACCTCGGCATCTCGGTGCTGCGGGTGCGTGTCGCCTTCATGGTGCTGCTCGGGCTGAGCGGTCTCGGCCTGCTGCTCTACGCGGCGTTCTGGGCGGTGGTGCCGCTGCGGCCCGGTGACACCGCCGTGCCACCTCGGCGCGACGTGGGGCAGCTTCTGCCGTTCGTCGGGATCGGGCTCGGCGTCCTGCTGATTCAGGTGATGGTCTTCGACTCGGTGGGGGCGGCCGGTACCGCCGGCTGGCTGGTGGCGATCATCGCGGTCGGCGCGGGAGTCATCTGGCACCAGTCCGCGCCCGAGCGGCGGCGGCAGTGGGGCGACACCATGCCGGTGCCCTGGCTCGGCGCGGTCGTCGAGGAGAGTGACCGGCGGGCCTTCGTCCTCCGGTTCATCGGCGGCGGGGTACTTGTCGCGGTCGGCATCATCGGCGTCGCGGCCGTGTACTCGCCGGCGCAGAACTTCGACGCGGTGATCAACGGCGTGATCTTCGCGCTGGTCGGTCTGGCCGGGGTCGGTGTGGTCGCGGCGCCGGTGCTGTGGCGCACGTACAGCCAGCTCCGTTCGGAACGGGAGGGCCGCATCCGCGAGCAGGAACGGGCCGAGCTGGCGGCGATGGTGCACGACCAGGTGCTGCACACGCTGGCCCTGATCCAGCGCAACGCCAGTGACGTCAAGACGGTGCAGCGGCTGGCCCGTGGGCAGGAGCGCTCGCTGCGTAACTGGCTCTACAAGCCCACCGCGTCGCCGAACGAGCGCTTCGCCGCCGCCCTGGAGCAGGCCGCCGCCGAGGTCGAGGACACCTTCGCCATCACCGTGGAGACGGTCGTGGTGGGGGACCGGGAGACCGACGAGCGGGTCGGCGCGCTCGTCGCCGCCGCGCGGGAGGCACTGGTGAACGCCGCACGGCACGCCGGCGTGCAGACCGTGTCGCTCTACGCCGAGGTGGAGCCCGACCAGGTA from Micromonospora profundi harbors:
- a CDS encoding phosphatidylserine decarboxylase, producing the protein MTQSPAVRTTGRSGPVRIGERAARTLVTELARMNDPKAALLVGASPESAVLAAAIEALLPGDQLTVVPAEASDATALREHVTAQGRWVADRVRVVDSLPEAEAAAVVIAGEAFTGTAEETRSAIDGLAKHLTDGAVLSVATPATPGRTTGAAAELARQDALYGVGADLVVRNVPPVRVYRLRFTTAAPAAADRLAPAYRPSSVPLVRGMHIDSNGVAAAGITLGLAALARVARPSSKLWLLPALAAGPVAAFFRDPERDVPEDSNAVVASADGKVLSVQRLYDERFGDAEWLRVAVFLSVLDVHVNRSPVAGKVVDYFVADGGFVNAMKPDAEHNVAAYTVLDTSHGTVVVAQRTGLIARRIVQRAPIGALLAKGERFGLIRFGSRTDVYLPADAAEPLVGPGDKVVGGSTVIARWR
- a CDS encoding PspC domain-containing protein — protein: MTEEAAPSPHPGSSPPGGSAPPPPATTPAGWAEPATFGPPTGAGPTGGPPPGAPSGTYETAAPQPGGTGHQPGGGGYPPGATGPGPAAGFAAGTGYGPGYGAGGGPGTPPPGPGGPSVGPLGGNGFTSRYGLVRPRDGRYLAGVCAAIGRATNTDPVLWRVLLAVLGFFGGIGILVYVAAWLIIPNEGDTASPVESMLGRGRSSMSPVTVIVLSILVAASFGYIVTDAFRAVLLGVAILIGGALLLNRDGRGPQPGTPVGTPPGPSGTPPGPVPPVAWPAPAHGAAPPAGPLATAPLADGGPAYATVAAPEPPTLPAYAAQPSTAAQSATVQPTTGQPTAKQPAYEQPGYEQPTEQPVYEQPTTEQPVTGQPVTGQPVTGAPADSTAPQPAGLSAPAPTWPSTAPTWPSTSPTWPSTGTPSTGTSSANWPSAPVTGAPTGHRSAATPGGYRPPFAPHGPYASATPAASPPPKPPKPPKRPRERSPLGAVTFSLIFLALGLVGLLDLLDVFTFGASAYFAAALATVGLGLLVGTWFGRARWLIALGLVTAAALGTATIAESYDRIRGVDGAVTWAPTTHRDLANRYENSFGDAVLDLRGIDFTKQESEVTVQVNFGHATVVVPPNVDVTTVADVNAGDAIIFGKRSGGLDGELRESTDLGADGAGGGTLRLYIHVNAGNLEVTR
- a CDS encoding ATP-binding protein, which produces MTREPPISTVTTPPRLYRAPEHRMAAGVAAGIADHLGISVLRVRVAFMVLLGLSGLGLLLYAAFWAVVPLRPGDTAVPPRRDVGQLLPFVGIGLGVLLIQVMVFDSVGAAGTAGWLVAIIAVGAGVIWHQSAPERRRQWGDTMPVPWLGAVVEESDRRAFVLRFIGGGVLVAVGIIGVAAVYSPAQNFDAVINGVIFALVGLAGVGVVAAPVLWRTYSQLRSEREGRIREQERAELAAMVHDQVLHTLALIQRNASDVKTVQRLARGQERSLRNWLYKPTASPNERFAAALEQAAAEVEDTFAITVETVVVGDRETDERVGALVAAAREALVNAARHAGVQTVSLYAEVEPDQVSVFVRDRGAGFDPDTVEDHRHGVRGSIIGRMKRHGGRAEIRSGPGEGTEVRLILPISRDSSAAERNK